From the genome of Vulpes lagopus strain Blue_001 chromosome 2, ASM1834538v1, whole genome shotgun sequence, one region includes:
- the RNF146 gene encoding E3 ubiquitin-protein ligase RNF146 isoform X2 — MAGCGEVDHSINMLPTNRKANESCSNTAPSLTVPECAICLQTCVHPVSLPCKHVFCYLCVKGASWLGKRCALCRQEIPEDFLDKPTLLSPEELKAASRGNGEYAWYYEGRNGWWQYDERTSRELEDAFSKGKKSTEMLIAGFLYVADLENMVQYRRNEHGRRRKIKRDIIDIPKKGVAGLRLDCDASTVNLARESSADGADSVPAQSGASVQPLASSARPPASVDGPLTSPATPSPDASTSLEDSFAHLHLGGDSIAERSHRGEGEEDHESPSSGRVPAPDTSVEETESDASSESEEVPALGAQHSLTHQRLLVPSANQTVSDRSDRSGTDRPVAGGGTVNAGVRSRRPDGQCTVTEV, encoded by the coding sequence ATGGCTGGCTGTGGTGAAGTTGATCACTCGATAAACATGCTTCCTACGAACAGGAAAGCAAATGAGTCCTGTTCTAACACTGCGCCTTCGCTCACTGTCCCCGAATGTGCCATTTGCCTGCAGACCTGCGTCCACCCCGTCAGTCTCCCGTGTAAGCATGTGTTCTGCTATCTGTGTGTAAAGGGAGCTTCATGGCTTGGAAAGCGATGTGCCCTGTGTCGACAAGAAATTCCTGAAGATTTCCTTGACAAGCCAACCTTACTGTCCCCAGAAGAACTCAAAGCAGCAAGTCGAGGAAACGGTGAATATGCGTGGTATTACGAAGGAAGAAATGGGTGGTGGCAGTATGACGAGCGCACTAGTAGAGAGTTGGAAGATGCTTTTTCCAAAGGTAAAAAGAGCACTGAAATGTTAATTGCTGGGTTTCTGTATGTTGCTGATCTTGAAAATATGGTTCAATACAGGAGAAATGAGCACGGACGTCGCAGGAAGATTAAGCGGGATATAATAGATATACCAAAGAAGGGAGTAGCTGGACTTAGGCTGGACTGTGACGCCAGCACGGTCAACCTAGCGAGAGAGAGCTCTGCCGACGGAGCGGACAGCGTACCAGCGCAGAGTGGAGCTTCCGTTCAGCCCCTGGCGTCTTCTGCAAGGCCCCCAGCATCGGTGGATGGTCCCTTAACAAGCCCTGCCACGCCGTCCCCGGATGCGAGCACTTCTCTGGAAGACTCTTTTGCTCATTTGCACCTCGGTGGAGACAGCATAGCTGAAAGGAGTCAcaggggggaaggagaagaggatcACGAGTCACCGTCCTCGGGCAGGGTCCCCGCACCAGACACCTCCGTGGAGGAGACCGAGTCCGATGCCAGTAGTGAGAGCGAGGAAGTACCTGCGCTTGGTGCACAGCACTCCTTGACCCACCAGAGACTTTTGGTTCCTAGTGCAAACCAGACAGTATCTGATCGATCAGATCGATCGGGGACTGATCGACCAGTCGCAGGGGGTGGAACAGTGAATGCTGGTGTCCGGTCTAGAAGACCTGATGGCCAGTGCACAGTAACTGAAGTTTAA
- the RNF146 gene encoding E3 ubiquitin-protein ligase RNF146 isoform X1, whose amino-acid sequence MMAGCGEVDHSINMLPTNRKANESCSNTAPSLTVPECAICLQTCVHPVSLPCKHVFCYLCVKGASWLGKRCALCRQEIPEDFLDKPTLLSPEELKAASRGNGEYAWYYEGRNGWWQYDERTSRELEDAFSKGKKSTEMLIAGFLYVADLENMVQYRRNEHGRRRKIKRDIIDIPKKGVAGLRLDCDASTVNLARESSADGADSVPAQSGASVQPLASSARPPASVDGPLTSPATPSPDASTSLEDSFAHLHLGGDSIAERSHRGEGEEDHESPSSGRVPAPDTSVEETESDASSESEEVPALGAQHSLTHQRLLVPSANQTVSDRSDRSGTDRPVAGGGTVNAGVRSRRPDGQCTVTEV is encoded by the coding sequence GATGGCTGGCTGTGGTGAAGTTGATCACTCGATAAACATGCTTCCTACGAACAGGAAAGCAAATGAGTCCTGTTCTAACACTGCGCCTTCGCTCACTGTCCCCGAATGTGCCATTTGCCTGCAGACCTGCGTCCACCCCGTCAGTCTCCCGTGTAAGCATGTGTTCTGCTATCTGTGTGTAAAGGGAGCTTCATGGCTTGGAAAGCGATGTGCCCTGTGTCGACAAGAAATTCCTGAAGATTTCCTTGACAAGCCAACCTTACTGTCCCCAGAAGAACTCAAAGCAGCAAGTCGAGGAAACGGTGAATATGCGTGGTATTACGAAGGAAGAAATGGGTGGTGGCAGTATGACGAGCGCACTAGTAGAGAGTTGGAAGATGCTTTTTCCAAAGGTAAAAAGAGCACTGAAATGTTAATTGCTGGGTTTCTGTATGTTGCTGATCTTGAAAATATGGTTCAATACAGGAGAAATGAGCACGGACGTCGCAGGAAGATTAAGCGGGATATAATAGATATACCAAAGAAGGGAGTAGCTGGACTTAGGCTGGACTGTGACGCCAGCACGGTCAACCTAGCGAGAGAGAGCTCTGCCGACGGAGCGGACAGCGTACCAGCGCAGAGTGGAGCTTCCGTTCAGCCCCTGGCGTCTTCTGCAAGGCCCCCAGCATCGGTGGATGGTCCCTTAACAAGCCCTGCCACGCCGTCCCCGGATGCGAGCACTTCTCTGGAAGACTCTTTTGCTCATTTGCACCTCGGTGGAGACAGCATAGCTGAAAGGAGTCAcaggggggaaggagaagaggatcACGAGTCACCGTCCTCGGGCAGGGTCCCCGCACCAGACACCTCCGTGGAGGAGACCGAGTCCGATGCCAGTAGTGAGAGCGAGGAAGTACCTGCGCTTGGTGCACAGCACTCCTTGACCCACCAGAGACTTTTGGTTCCTAGTGCAAACCAGACAGTATCTGATCGATCAGATCGATCGGGGACTGATCGACCAGTCGCAGGGGGTGGAACAGTGAATGCTGGTGTCCGGTCTAGAAGACCTGATGGCCAGTGCACAGTAACTGAAGTTTAA